One Labrus mixtus chromosome 22, fLabMix1.1, whole genome shotgun sequence genomic window carries:
- the LOC132956404 gene encoding E3 ubiquitin-protein ligase TRIM35-like: MAGMRSLPEVDLSCPICCDIFREPVVLKCSHSFCSPCLQQYWTRGRSRDCPLCRNQSVDDPVPSLTLKNLCEAYVQESEGAEETGGELYCEPGEMCSLHGERLKLFCLTDKEPICVVCHTSRRHKQHDCCPVSEAVVDVKEKIKSALSSLQEKKDAFDQMKKNYEDTVAYIQVQAQFVQRLTHEEFEKLHMFLRAEEEARMEALRGEEEQKSRVMMQKIEEITGQITSVTESIRLLEEDLALEGISVLQKCKRTLARANCPVEDPVMATESLIDVAKYLGSLGFHVWVKMQTIVKYSPVTLDPNTAAPWLVLSDDLTSVCDSEEKQKLPDNPERFHPDTAVLGREGFTSGKHAWDVSVGDNTAWVVGVAKESVVKKEKVSSVLKNGYLCVYYYHKMHFAGTSPLTRLALKKNPQKIRVLLDCDKGRVSFYDPQDNTHIYTFKNGLTEKVFPYFWVGCQQCPLRVEPLEVSVKAVGYC; encoded by the exons ATGGCGGGCATGCGCTCACTCCCAGAGGTGGATCTCTCCTGTCCCATCTGCTGCGACATCTTCCGAGAGCCGGTGGTCCTCAAGTGCAGCCACAGCTTCTGCTCGCCCTGCCTGCAGCAGTACTGGACGCGCGGGCGGAGCCGGGACTGCCCCCTGTGCAGAAACCAGTCCGTGGACGACCCCGTGCCCAGCCTGACCCTGAAGAACCTGTGCGAGGCGTACGTCCAGGAGAGCGAGGGGGCGGAGGAAACGGGGGGAGAACTGTACTGCGAACCGGGGGAGATGTGTTCTCTCCACGGGGAGAGGCTCAAGCTTTTCTGCCTGACGGACAAGGAGCCAATCTGTGTGGTTTGTCACACCTCGAGGAGGCACAAACAGCATGATTGCTGCCCTGTCAGCGAGGCGGTTGTAGATGTTAAG GAGAAAATAAAGTCAGCCCTCAGCTCTTTGCAAGAAAAGAAGGATGCTTTCGAccaaatgaagaaaaactaCGAGGACACAGTGGCGTACATCCAG GTCCAGGCTCAGTTCGTGCAGAGGCTTACCCACGAGGAGTTCGAGAAGCTTCACATGTTCCTGCGAGCCGAGGAGGAGGCCAGGATGGAGGCGctgaggggggaggaagagcaGAAGAGTCGAGTGATGATGCAGAAGATCGAAGAAATCACCGGACAGATAACATCCGTCACCGAGTCGATCCGACTTCTGGAGGAGGATCTCGCTTTGGAGGGCATATCTGTACTTCAA aaATGCAAGAGGACTTTGGCAAG AGCAAACTGCCCAGTCGAAGACCCCGTCATGGCTACAGAATCGCTCATAGATGTGGCCAAGTATCTGGGTTCTCTGGGATTCCATGTTTGGGTGAAGATGCAAACAATTGTGAAATACA GCCCGGTGACCCTGGATCCCAACACGGCTGCCCCGTGGCTCGTCCTGTCAGACGACCTCACCAGCGTCTGTGACAGTGAGGAGAAGCAGAAGCTGCCCGACAACCCGGAGAGGTTCCACCCGGACACGGCCGTCCTGGGCCGCGAGGGCTTCACGTCGGGGAAACACGCCTGGGACGTCAGCGTGGGAGACAACACCGCGTGGGTCGTCGGCGTGGCCAAAGAATCGGTcgtgaagaaagagaaagtgtcTTCGGTGTTAAAAAACggatacctgtgtgtgtactaCTACCACAAAATGCATTTTGCCGGCACCTCTCCGTTGACGAGACTTGCCCTGAAGAAGAACCCGCAGAAGATCAGGGTGCTGCTGGACTGTGACAAGGGCAGGGTGTCTTTCTACGACCCCCAAGACAACACGCACATCTACACCTTCAAGAACGGCCTCACTGAGAAAGTTTTTCCGTACTTCTGGGTGGGTTGTCAGCAGTGTCCGTTGAGAGTGGAACCACTGGAGGTTTCTGTCAAAGCTGTTGGGTATTGTTGA
- the LOC132956538 gene encoding protein mono-ADP-ribosyltransferase TIPARP-like, translated as MFSVIYRRSKMPFVASSRGRKRKVEKDALPSETSSKSHKVTLLSPSLLLLEIPADTNCSLPVWDAMRSQQVDVAWTSNPYSVSVHLTPLTSTQGKTTAPSESESESSEATSSSLVQPHMVIQSIGQQHSATQNTSCIVLTFPQNSTQTQPSRSGQTQMTPAIQNTSLIIPLPLIITQPPVTQPSTPTKKEVKPAVHTPTATPTKPKFPSGVPVPSPFHTKSCSGALICDYFLLNLCHAGKKCKRHHTPYPFHWQLWAVRGHQWIDLPARSQLLMERSYCDVNQEVVFIKDGNARNTLNFDAMDVDDQTKYSRIRRLTNSDNPLRNPYFPNQWKIYWWNNLSWDEYEKSISALLLNSMSKKEPEFSFNIGAQQYKVDFTTMTQTNVTTGFQRDVRCRPVYRSPESMRPYLQTGIQTEPSGANFSVNPLEEFTSWYPPVWSLVVGQDYSLVDVPMGSQVYQTVQNLFYESLPESKVDVIQIQQVQNQLHWDKYQRHKAYMQKHHAKQKEPLERHLFHGTTKEAAEEICHNNFDPRVAGVNGASYGYGSYFATSASFSNTFSAKVGPSEVRHMFLAKVLVGKVSIGRNNYRRPPPLSSKGKQYCLYDSCVDNMDHPTMFVVFDSCQCYPYYLIKYKELPREIDVC; from the exons atgttctcagTGATTTACAGGAGATCCAAGATGCCTTTTGTTGCATCCTCCAGAGGGCGTAAGAGAAAGGTGGAAAAAGATGCATTACCTTCAGAGACCTCGTCCAAATCTCACAAAGTCACCTTACTGAGcccgtctctcctcctgctggaAATCCCTGCTGACACCAACTGTAGTCTCCCAGTGTGGGACGCCATGAGATCCCAGCAGGTTGACGTCGCCTGGACCTCCAACCCTTACAGCGTCAGTGTTCATTTGACCCCTCTGACCTCCACACAGGGGAAGACGACAGCTCCCAGTGAAAGTGAAAGCGAAAGCAGCGAGGCAACTTCTTCCAGCCTCGTTCAGCCGCACATGGTCATCCAGTCCATCGGTCAACAGCACAGCGCCACCCAGAACACGTCCTGCATCGTGCTCACTTTCCCCCAAAACAGCACCCAAACACAACCAAGCCGCTCAGGGCAAACACAGATGACCCCTGCAATCCAAAACACCTCCCTCATCATCCCTCTTCCACTCATCATCACCCAACCGCCTGTCACTCAGCCAAGCACCCCTACAAAGAAAGAGGTCAAACCAGCCGTCCACACCCCGACGGCTACCCCCACCAAGCCAAAATTCCCGTCAGGTGTACCTGTCCCGTCTCCTTTCCACACCAAGTCCTGCTCCGGCGCGCTGATCTGCGACTACTTCCTGCTGAATCTGTGCCACGCGGGTAAAAAGTGTAAGAGGCACCACACTCCTTACCCGTTTCACTGGCAGCTGTGGGCCGTGCGCGGCCACCAATGGATCGACCTCCCCGCTCGCTCTCAGCTTCTAATGGAGAGGTCTTACTGTGATGTCAATCAAGAGGTCGTTTTCATCAAAGACGG GAATGCCCGCAACACTCTGAACTTTGATGCGATGGATGTGGACGATCAGACGAAGTATAGCCGGATCAGACGACTCACCAACTCTGACAATCCGCTCAGGAACCCGTATTTTCCCAACCAATGGAAAATCTACTGGTGGAACAATCTCAGCTGGGACGAGTACGAGAAG AGTATCTCCGCCCTGCTGCTCAACAGCATGAGTAAAAAAGAACCCGAGTTTTCCTTCAACATCGGCGCTCAGCAGTACAAAGTGGACTTCACCACTATGACCCAGACCAACGTCACCACGGGTTTCCAGAGAGACGTCCGCTGCAGACCCGTCTACCGCTCCCCGGAGTCCATGCGACCTTACCTGCA gacTGGAATCCAGACTGAACCCTCAGGGGCTAACTTCAGCGTTAACCCTCTGGAGGAGTTCACCTCCTGGTATCCTCCTGTGTGGTCTCTGGTTGTGGGGCAGGACTACAGCCTAGTGGACGTACCCATGGGCTCACAGGTTTACCAGACGGTCCAAAACCTCTTCTATGAGAGCCTGCCTGAGTCCAAAGTGGACGTCATCCAAATCCAGCAGGTCCAGAACCAACTCCACTGGGATAAGTACCAGAG GCACAAGGCGTACATGCAGAAGCATCACGCCAAGCAGAAGGAACCTCTGGAGCGACATCTCTTCCACGGCACGACCAAAGAAGCCGCGGAGGAGATCTGCCACAACAACTTCGACCCACGCGTGGCCGGGGTTAACGGAGCGTCCTACGGTTACGGCTCCTACTTCGCTACCAGCGCCTCGTTCTCCAACACCTTTTCAGCCAAGGTGGGGCCGAGCGAGGTCCGCCACATGTTCCTCGCCAAAGTCCTGGTTGGAAAGGTGAGCATCGGAAGGAATAACTACCGCAGGCCGCCTCCGCTCAGCTCCAAGGGGAAGCAGTACTGTCTCTACGACAGCTGCGTGGACAACATGGACCATCCcaccatgtttgtagtttttgacAGCTGTCAGTGCTATCCATACTACCTCATCAAATACAAAGAGCTGCCCAGGGAAATAGATGTTTGTTGA